From Syntrophorhabdaceae bacterium:
CTGGGCTTCAATATCACCGCTTAATTCATTATAAACTACAGAATCTGCCATGAGATATCTTGTCCCTTCTACAAGCTCTACATTACCTCTGGCCATATAGGTATTTTTTTCGCCATTATACTCAAGAAAAGAAGCTGATATATCAACTGGTTTATTAAGAGGTGACTTTAACTCGAATTTTTTACCATACGCTGAAAAAGGCAAAAAAAATATTATTAATAATAGTAAGAATCTAAAAAACCTCATGAAAAAGCTTTTTTGCCTCTCCTACAGTATAAAAAGAACCGGTAATCAATATTAGATCATCTTCACCAGCCACTGCCTTTGCCTTCAACAATGCAGTCTTTACATCCTCGGTAATGATACAATCTTCTGATATATGTGCTATCTGGTATGGAGATAGTGCCCTATCAGTATCAGGACGAGTAAAAATGATTACATCCATTTCAGGCACAAGCTCTCTGAGCATACCTTTATAGTCCTTATCAGCCATCACACCAAAGATTAGGATCTTTCTCTTTGAATTATAATGTGTTTTAATAAAATATGATATGGCTTCAACTGCATTAGGATTATGGGCTCCATCCAGTATTATCAAGGGGTTCTTTTGTAATATCTCAAGCCTACCCTGCCAATTTATATTTAAAAAGGCATCATAAATTGCTCTATTGGTTATCTTATAACCATAATCTATAAGGAGTTCTGTTGCGCATAAGGCAAGAGCTGCATTTTTAAGCTGATGATCACCCAGGAGATTTATATATATATCCTTTAGTGGATTTCCTTTACCTTTATACGTCATATTCTGATCTTTATTCTTTTCATAGAAAAAATCCCTCCCCAGGACATAAAGTGGGCTTGAATTTTTTTCTGCAATATCATGGATTACAGAAAGGGCACCTCCTTCTGCAC
This genomic window contains:
- a CDS encoding folylpolyglutamate synthase/dihydrofolate synthase family protein — encoded protein: MKRYSESMEYLSNLENSGIIFGLDNIESILQSIENPHKKLKFIHVAGTNGKGSVSTMLSFILKKAGYRVGKYTSPHLIRFNERIALDEKDINDVELSYIIDYIRKNIEDRGIKRQFSYFDFTTAVAFEFFYRKKVDIAIIEVGLGGRLDSTNVIFPILSIITNVAFDHQQYLGYNLEAIAKEKSGIIKERIPVVTGAEGGALSVIHDIAEKNSSPLYVLGRDFFYEKNKDQNMTYKGKGNPLKDIYINLLGDHQLKNAALALCATELLIDYGYKITNRAIYDAFLNINWQGRLEILQKNPLIILDGAHNPNAVEAISYFIKTHYNSKRKILIFGVMADKDYKGMLRELVPEMDVIIFTRPDTDRALSPYQIAHISEDCIITEDVKTALLKAKAVAGEDDLILITGSFYTVGEAKKLFHEVF